AATAATCAACTTATCAAAGCGCCCAAACAGAATAGCCGTCGACTTTACGCCAATCTTGAGATCGTCATCCCGATCCACCATCGCATACTGCGTATCGTAGGCCACGGTCCAGCAAATATTGGCGAGAAACAGCAGCCAGCCGTTTAGCGGCACGTGGCCGCTTACCGCCGCCCAGCCCATCGGGATAGCCCAGCCGAAAGCGGCGCCCAGCACCACCTGCGGCAGATGGGTATAGCGCTTCATAAAAGGGTAGATCCAGGCCAGCGCCAGCCCGGCGAACGACAGCCAAATGGTGATGGCATTCATCGTCAGCACCAGCGCGAACGAAATCAGCGCCAGCGCCACAAACAGCACTTTCGCCTCTTTTTCACTTACCTCACCGCTGGCCAGAGGACGCATCTGCGTGCGCTTGACGTGCCCATCAATTTTACGATCGGCAAAATCATTCACCACGCATCCCGCCGCGCGCATAAAAAAGACGCCCAGCACAAACACCATCAGCACCTGCAACGGCGGCACGGCTTCGCCCGCCAGCCACAGCGCCCATAATGTCGGCCACAGTAGCAGCAGCGATCCGATCGGCTTATCAATGCGCATTAAACGGCTGTAAGCCTGTAGCTTACTGCGCGTCAGCCCTTTTTCTCTATTACTCACATGATTCTCCAGACAAGCTTTGATAAAGCGGCGCAGCGGGTAAAAACAGTTCGGTCAATAACAGCGGCTTGCCTGATAAGCGCAGGCGTGAGCGACGACCCCACAGCGCGTCAGAGATACCCGGATCGATAAAGTCGCGCGTGAGCGTGGAAGAGGAGAAGAGATAACGTCCCAGCGGGCGGCTGCCCAACTGGCTGAGCATCATTTCCGGTCCCTCCAGCGTCGATTCCGGCACTACCGTGCGACCAGCCAGCCAGGGAACGCCGTCACCCGATAAGATGATTTCGCGCAGCCAGTAACGCGGTTCCAGCGGCAAAAACGGCAGCTCTTCAGCGATATCGTCAGCGGTAACGAAACCTTCAAACTGAGGCTGTACGGTAACTTTCCGGCAGTGGCGCTCAAAGCGCTTCGTCATTGAGTCTTCTTCCAGCAGCCAGTCAAGCAGAGGCGCCGACAGTGCAGGCGATGAAGTGGGAAGCCAGGCAATGGCGCGCAGCAGGGAAAGCGCGTTATCGGACATACGGCATCTCCGGTAAAAAACAGGTGCCATAGTGTAGCGCAGAGCCTTGCGCAGAACACGCAATGCAGCAGAAAAACAGCATGGAAAACAGAGGGCAATGCATCTTTTACCGCATCATTTTCCTCGCTTTAAGTCTGGCTTAAGGTCTGGTTTTCATAGGAGGATATTCATGGCAAAATCGATAATATGCTTGCAACGTTAGCCATAATTATCAGGATATTGTTTTATATTCTTTTTGTTATACCTATTATTAAGGCGATAAAACTACATAACATCAACGGAGGATGGAGGCATGAAGCATCATGTTGCGCCAGGATATTGTGTCGTTGAACAACCCGGTACGCTGGATTTTCAGGCCCGGCAACTTTTTAGAAATACCCGCTCTCCGGCAGCCAGTATGTTTATGAAGCTCAACGCTGATACGCAGTGGCTAAAACCCGGACAGATACTGATTGTTGCCGATCCAGATACGCCTGCAACAATGCAGATGTTACAGGCGCTGAGGCAGGCAAAGCAGCGAACAAATATGGCCTTTACCAGCGTCAGCGCTGAGGAAGCTAATTTTTTTCATAAGCATTACGGTATGATTGCCGGGTTAACCAAAACGGGAGATCAAATATTCAGTACGGCGGGTGACCTGGGAGAAAAGTATTTTCTGGCCATAGAAAGCACGTTGAGGAAAATTGAGGAAACCTACCAGAACCAATACCGGACTCAGGGCTCGCTTATTAGTCAACAGTTCTTTGCTGAACGCAACCAGCTATTCAATCAGTTAAAAACATTGGTTAATAAACCTTTGGTTAAATCTCTTGCTCGCCATACGGTAAAATTCAGGCCCTATGAAGATATGCGCAGGGCGTTGAATCTCTCCAGCCGCTCAATCGTTCACGAATGGTCAACGGCTGGCGTCGTGGGCATTCCGGGTTATTCAACCTATGTCGGGAATGCAGCTAAAGCCGCGAAGTTCCTTAAATATGGCGGCTATATCGGCATCGGCTTTTCTTTTGCTGGCACGACCAATGATGTAATGAAAGCGTGCTCGACAGGAAGAGAAAACGAGTGCGGAAGGAGTGCTTTTAAAGAATATACGAAATTTACCGCAGGTACGTTATTAGGCGTCTCTGGCGGTGCTATTGGAGCAACAGCAGGAGGAGCCATCTGCATTGGGCTTGGGATTATAACAGCGCCCGCAGGCGGAGCGGTAGGACTGGCATGTGCGGTTATCGGTTCGGTTGCTGGAGGATATGCTGCCAGTACTACCGGTGAAACATTTATAGATTATTTTTTCAGAGATTAATGTGTGAGTAATTTATTTTCTTATTTAGGGATAGCAGGCATATGGGTAGGTTTCTTATCGCTTACCCTCCTGTTTTTTTATTATTGCGTAAACAGGAAAAGATATGAAAAAATCATCAGATTTTACTATGATAAGGGTTTTTTATTTCCCGTCCCTTACCATTTTCATTCATTAATGGGGTTCTTTGGTTCTTTTACGCTGGTCTACTACTTTACATGCATCAAAAGAAAGAAGAAGCCTTTGCTTATGTTTTATAAAAACCGTGAGGTTTATAATTTTTTTGACACCGTCCCTGATAATCTCTCCAAATGGATGAAGGTTTATTACAGAATCACTTTATTCACTCTGGCTTGTATTGCCTTTACTTTCCTGATGGTGTCAATAAAATATATTTATTTAAACCTTGCAAATTAACCCTATGATAAGGCTAATTATTCTATGGCTTTCAGTGAAATTAAAGCAGCTGAACCTGGTGTAGAGATGCTATATCAATATGCGGAAAAACAGGATACTTTCTAATTGTTGGCCATTAATTATGGTTGCTGGTGCAGTCTTCTTTACTTTATCTGTATTACTGTATGCAATAAACCGTTCAAAATATTATCAATTGATATCTTTATTTAAAGAAAACCACGCTTTCCCGGCCGCCTACTCATTTCACTGCCTTACTGGCTTTTTTGGGGCTGATCCCATTACCTACTTTTTTCTTGGGTTAAAAAGGAAAAAGAAAATTTTGTTCGTTAAAAAGGAGAGTGAACTGTATGAATTTTTGATGATAAGAAAGAAAACTTAACGAATTGGATGCTGCCATTTTATTACTTGTGGAACGTGACAATGCTGTGCTGTGCCTTTGTCATCATTTTCGTGATAGTTATGCATATTAAGCTAAAATACTTTTCATAAAGTGCTTATTTAAAACAAATCATTACCTTAAGGAACTTAATAGTTCAGTAAAATTTAAAATATCAGCATTAATATGTAGCGAATAAACAAGTCGATACTGATATCATTATTTGACACAAAGCTAAAGCCGGCCTCACACAAAACAGCGGAGAAACAGAGTCATTAATAAACCGCTCTTAGCAACGCGGAGGTGTAGCTGAGTTAAACAGGAAAGCTGGCGAAAAAGGGTGCGCCGGCGGCGCACCAATCGTCCAGCAAGATCAGCAATATGGGGATGTTATCCCTTGCCTTTCACACTGCTGATAAATGTTGCGCGTGCCGATGTAGAACCAAGACGTTCCGCCTCGTTCATCAGCTTCAGCGCTTTATCGATATCCCCCGCTTTCGCAGCCTTACGGATGCCGTCGTTAAAATATTTTTCGGTGTCGTTCAGCATCGGTTCAGACTTCACAGCCGACGTTGCTGGCGCAGGCGCAGCCATTGGCGCCGGGCTGCTGATATTCGGCTGTGCCGACGCCGTGGCGGCGCGGGTGCTGCCTACCACCACCGGCTTCGAATCGCCGGAGCCGAACAGCTTGCCGATCATAATGTTGCCGCTGTTCTGCTCGCTCTTCACTTTCAGCGACAGCGTGCCGGTATTGATATGCTGTACCACCGGATCCGGCACGTCAGGAATCGCATTGCTGGCCCCTTCCGCATAGAGTTTTGCCGGGTTGATCATGGTGGAGGTTTGCGCCAGATCGCGCGTCGTGGTGTAAATCAGCAGGTAAATCTGTTTTTGTCCCAGCACCGGCGTCAGCTTCATGGTGCCTTCCAGCCGGTTAGTGGCAACGATGCCCGGCTTTTGATAGGTGAAATAGCTGCTGGGGAAAAAGGCCGCAGGCTGCAGCTGGCTGTCCAGCACCAGTACGTTCGGCGCATAGACGCGCTGATCTTTCATGATGCTGGCCAGTGTGACTTCCAGCGATCCCTGATCGGCGGGCAGCGCAACGGCGGCAACCGGCCCGCTGATATCGCCTTCATTCAGGCTGGCCGAGGCGGTATTCAGCGCAATATCCTGGCTCACCGGCGGCGCCAGCGGCAGCCAGGAGAGGCGCTGCAGCTTTTCCGGGGCGATCGATGGCGCGGTAGCCACATTCTGTGGATTAAGGCTGGTGCTGGCGGCAAAGGCGGGCAGCACGGTAAAGCTCAGGGCCGGAAACAGGCAGAGCGCGAGTAGATGTTTTTTCATTTTTTTATCCTCAAGAGAAACCCGCCTCTCTCAGGCAATAGAGAGACGGGCTAAGGCAGGACTCAGGGCTGGCTATGCCCTGTCAGGTTGTCTTATTACCACCAGGCTTCCATCTGAATACCGAAGGAAACTTCGTCATTGTCGCCACGGCTGAAGGTGTGCGCGGCGTTATCGCTATAGGCAACGCCCGCAGTGGTGCCCGGCAGGTTACCAACATAGTTTTGATTGTTTGTCTCAGAGGAAGCATAGCCCCACTTCTCATCCCACTTGGCGTAGGTGGCGAACACGCGAAT
This Mixta hanseatica DNA region includes the following protein-coding sequences:
- the ubiA gene encoding 4-hydroxybenzoate octaprenyltransferase, translating into MRIDKPIGSLLLLWPTLWALWLAGEAVPPLQVLMVFVLGVFFMRAAGCVVNDFADRKIDGHVKRTQMRPLASGEVSEKEAKVLFVALALISFALVLTMNAITIWLSFAGLALAWIYPFMKRYTHLPQVVLGAAFGWAIPMGWAAVSGHVPLNGWLLFLANICWTVAYDTQYAMVDRDDDLKIGVKSTAILFGRFDKLIIGLLQLSTLLLLVIVGQRMNLDGAFYWSLLLAAALFVHQQKLIAERQRERCFQAFLNNNYVGLVIFIGIVLNMPPFSQW
- the ubiC gene encoding chorismate lyase, whose translation is MSDNALSLLRAIAWLPTSSPALSAPLLDWLLEEDSMTKRFERHCRKVTVQPQFEGFVTADDIAEELPFLPLEPRYWLREIILSGDGVPWLAGRTVVPESTLEGPEMMLSQLGSRPLGRYLFSSSTLTRDFIDPGISDALWGRRSRLRLSGKPLLLTELFLPAAPLYQSLSGESCE
- the malM gene encoding maltose operon protein MalM; its protein translation is MKKHLLALCLFPALSFTVLPAFAASTSLNPQNVATAPSIAPEKLQRLSWLPLAPPVSQDIALNTASASLNEGDISGPVAAVALPADQGSLEVTLASIMKDQRVYAPNVLVLDSQLQPAAFFPSSYFTYQKPGIVATNRLEGTMKLTPVLGQKQIYLLIYTTTRDLAQTSTMINPAKLYAEGASNAIPDVPDPVVQHINTGTLSLKVKSEQNSGNIMIGKLFGSGDSKPVVVGSTRAATASAQPNISSPAPMAAPAPATSAVKSEPMLNDTEKYFNDGIRKAAKAGDIDKALKLMNEAERLGSTSARATFISSVKGKG